GACGGTGATGTAAGCAACTCGACCTACGCCAATCTCTTCGCCAAGGAGCACTCCGACCGCTTCTTTGAGTGCAAGATTGCCGAGCAGAACATGATCACGGCCGCCTCCGGTCTTGCCGCCGCGGGGAAGATCCCCTTTGCCAGCAGCTTCGGCAAGTTCATCGAGCGCGGTCTGGATCAGGTCGACATGGCCGCCATTACCCGGGCAAACATCAAGATCGTGGGCTCGCATACCGGGGTTTCGCTCGCGGCGGACGGGCCCTCCCAAATGGCGGTGACCGACGTCGCCTTTTTCCGCAGCATGTGTCACGTGGACGCGGGCGGACGACCCGCGTGCCGTGTTTTCCAGCCCAGTGACGCCGTCAGTGCCTATCGCCTCACCGAGCTCATGGCCAATCTCGACGGCCTCTGCTACCTGCGCACGCATCGGCCCAACGCCCCGTTTATCTACGAGCTCGATGAGACGTTCACGACCGCGGGCTTCAAGCAAATTCGAAGAGGTGCGGACATCACGCTGGTCAGCGCGGGATACATGCTGCACACGGTGCTCAGTGCGGCCGGGCGGCTCGCGGATCGGGGCATTTCCTGCAATGTCTTCGACGCCTACGCGCTTCCCCTTGAAACGGATGCCATTCTGGACGCCGTGCAATCATCCGACTCGACCATTCTCGTCGTGGAAGATAATTTCGCCGGCGGACTTCATGCCGAAATCGCCGAGGCCGCCGCCGCCCGCGGGGACATCCGCGTGGTGGGCATGACGGTCGCTCGAATGCCCAAGTCCGCGCGCACGGCCGAGGAAGTATTTGAGTACTGCGGCGTGGGATTGGATCAAATCGTGGGCCGGTGCCGTGAACTCGTCGGGCGTTGAATTCGTTATAAGATAGTGGTGACGCTTGGAGAGCGGCCCGGCGGCGCGCAAGTGCCCCGGCTTGGTTTTGGCGTTGCGCCCGTGTCGCAAGGTCCGGAACGGACTTGGAGCCCTTTTGATGTCTCAGGAATGGTCGCGCGTTCAGCCGCGAAGTACGATCATTTTCGCCATGTTGTTCGCATGTGCGTCGTTTGGCCATCGCGCATGGGGTGATGACGAAGTCAAGCTCCCGGTGCCCGAGTTGGCCGTCTTCCAGGAAATGATCGGCTCCTGGGATGTGACCGAACGCCACCTCGACAAGAACGGGCAGGAATCCGCGGTCGCCAAGGGAACTGAAGAAGTTCTTTGGGAACTGGACCAGCGCGCCATTCGCCGCGTATATGCCACCTCCACCAACTGGCGAGCCTATCGCGCCATCGGCTTCCTCGCATGGAACGAAGCAACCCAGCGACTTGAGGGCACTTGGTTTGACAACGCATCGCGCAACGGGCCGACCCTGGTCACCGGCCGCTGGGACCCCGTTGAGCGCACCTTCACGTACACACTTCGTGCCGTGGGCGATGACGGCTCCGCCATTATCCTGCGCGTCGTGGACCGATTCATCTCCGACAAGGAGCGGCAGGCCGTCACCTATCTCGTCGAAGGCGAAAAAACCACGAAACAACTGGAGGTTGAGTACAAGCGTCCTCCGCCGTGCCCCGGCGCTCATGCGGCGAGCATCGGCGAATTACCGGGCAAGTGAACCACGTCGCCCGTCGCCGTTCCCCGCCGTGCAATCCCCGCAAGCGACCCGCCCCGCCCGCCGATATCACTCGGAACAGTACCGTCTTGGCGTTATCCGCCGTTCGCGCTACGATTCTTGACGACGGCTACATCGGGCGCGATGCTGTCGATCTGGAGGGAAGTCGGAGTCGGTATTCCGACGGCGGCTCAGCTTGTGCCGTTTCAATTGAGGTCGATCCGAAAACGGGGGACCGCTGAACATGCGGGTTCGCGAACCGGTTGTAGCCGGGCAATTCTACCCAGCCGATCCCGAGCGCTGTCGCGCCGACGTCGACGCGCTGCTGCAAGCGGTCGCGGCGGCGGAAACGGCCTCGCCGGATCAGGATCCGGTGGGCGGACTCGTTCCCCACGCGGGCTGGATGTACAGCGGCGCACTCGCCGCGGCGGTCCTCGCCCGGCTTGCGTTTAACCGGCAACCGCAGGTGGTCGTCCTGTTCGGAGGTGTCCACCGTAGCCGAGGGCGTCAAGCGGCCATGTTCGGTGACGGGCGCTGGGAGACGCCGCTGGGGCCTGCAATCGTCGACGCCCGTCTTGCGGAGCGCGTCCTGGGACATTCCAACCTCATTCTCGACGACCCGTATGCACACGAGGATGAACATTCCATCGAGGTGCAGATGCCCCTCGTCGTGCGCCTCTTCCCCGAAGCCAGGGTGTTGCCCATCATGGTCCCGCCCATTGCCGACGCTCATGAGGTGGGCGAGGCCGTCGCGCGGACTCTGACGGCCTATCGCTACGATGCGGTGGTCGTGGGGACGACGGACCTGACGCACTACGGACCGGCCTACGGCTTCACGCCGCGCGGTGTCGGATTGAAGGCCCGAGCCTGGGCCAAGGATGAGAACGACCGGCGCTTCATCAGCCTCGTGTGCGACATGCAGGATCGGGAGGTCGTGGGGGAGGCCGCTGCGCACCGCAACGCTTGCAGCAGCGGGGCGACGGCGGCGACTATCGCGGCCTGTCGGAAGTTGGGTGCCGAATCCGGCCGACTGCTGCACCATACGACCAGCGCCGAAATAACACTGGCCAAGTTCGGGTCTCAGGCGGAGGACTCGGTGGGCTACGCCGGTATTCTCTTCGCGTAATGGAGCAACCGTTGCGGCGGGCATGTATCGCCGGACGGATGAAGGACCGTTTTCAGAACGAATCCCAGGAGTGCGGGTACGGTGCCCAGCCCACCGTGCCTGATTGAAGTTGCCATGCCCCACATACTCGTCGCCGACAATATCGCCGAGACCGGACTTCAACGGCTCAAGAGCAGCCCGCAGATTACCTTCGACGTCCGCAAGGGTCTGTCTCCGGCGGAACTGGCCGAGGTCATCGGCGGCTACGACGGCGTGCTCATTCGTTCGGGCGTCCAGATCAACCGCGAGGCACTCGCCCGGCCCGGGCAGCTCATGGCCATTGCCCGCGCCGGTGTCGGTGTGGACAACGTCGATGTTGCCGCGGCAACAGCCGCCGGCGTGCTCGTGCTGAACACGCCGGATGCCAACACCATCTCCACCGCGGAGCACACCTTCGCCATGATGCTGGCCTTGCACCGCCGAATACCCGAAGCGCATCAGCACGTCCTGAGCCGGCAATGGAAACGATCCAGTCTCGAAGGCCACCAGCTTGCGGGATCCACCTTGGGCATCGTCGGTCTGGGGCGCATCGGCCAGGCCGTCGCCCACCGTGCGTTGGCGTTTGAAATGAATGTGATCGCCTTCGACCCGTTCGTGAAGCTCGATGCGGCGCTCGACGGCCAGGTCGGCCTGATGCCTGATCTTCCCAGTCTGCTTGCGGCGTCCGATTGCGTCACACTCCACGCCACGCTCACGAATCAAACGCAGCACATGATCGGGCCTGAGGAATTGGCTGCCATGAAGCCCGGGTCGCGCCTCGTCAACTGCGCTCGCGGCCCGCTTGTCGATGAGACGGCGCTGGCCGCCGCGTTGAAGTCCGGCCACCTCGCCGGTGCTGCCGTGGACGTGTATGAACACGAACCACCGCGCGACAGCCCCCTGCTGGATGCCCCCAACGTCGTCCTCTCGCCGCACCTCGCCGCGTCGACCGCGGAGGCCCAGGCGCGCGTCTCGCTGGACGCGGTGGACGCCCTGCTCGCCTACCTGCTCCGCGGAGAGATTCGCTCGGCCGTCAACGTATCCGACCTTCCCGCCACGCTCACGCCCCGAGCCCGTGGTTTTGTCGATCTGGCCTTCCGCATGGGCACGATTATCTCCCCGTGGTGCGCGGAGGGCGTTGAGCGCATCCGCGTAACGCTCTACTCCGAGCCGCTTCACGAAATCGCCCACACCGTTGCCGCACAGACCCTGGCCGCCGTGCTTACGCCCCATCTCGATGTCCGCGTGAATCTGGTCAACGCCATGGATATTGCCAGGCGGCGCGGCATCGTCGTCGATCACCTCGCACATTCCGTGGCCGCCAGCCGCGCCGAATCGATCCACATCCTCGTGGAAGCGCGTGGTCAGCGCCATGAGATTGAAGGAACCGTCTATGCCGATGGCCGACCGCGCGTGCTGGCCATCAACGGATACCGTATGGAGATCGTCCCCGCGGGACCGATCGTGATGATCTTCAATGATGATTCGCCGGGCGCGATCGGTCTGGTCGGTCGAACACTGGGTGAGGCAGGGATCAACATTGCCAACATGGCGCTTTCGCGCCGCGGGCGGCACGCGCTGATGGTCTTGGCACTCGATACACCCCTGCCGGCGGAGGCGCGCGAAGCACTCGTCGCCCAACGACCTCCGATCAATGGCGTGCGCAGTGTCATGCTTCCGCCCGAGAGTTGACACCGGCAGAGCCCGCGGCAACCGTTTCCCGTTGGCACCGCGCCGTTCCGGAGTCAGTAGATATGAACGAGAAGCAGCTACTGGCCGTCGGTCTCGACCTCGGCGGCACGAACATCAAGGCCGGCCTCGTCGATCACAAGGGAGCGATCATCCAGCGCTTGGACCGCCCCAGCGATGCCGCCCGCGGTCCCGAAGCGGTGATCAAAGACCTCATCACCGCGGCCCGAACGATCGTCGAATCCGCCCCGGACGGCTGGAACCAGGTCGCCGGCGTGGGTATCGGCTCACCGGGTCCGCTCAGCCCCCGCAAGGGGCGCATCGCGAAAATGGCCAACCTCCCCGGCTGGAACGATGTCCCCCTTCGCGATCGAATCGCTGACGCACTCGGCTGCGACGTTCACCTCGACAACGATGCCAACCTCGCGGCATTCGGAGAGTACTGGGTCCACCGCGATCGGCATCCCGAGGATATGGTTCTGCTCACGCTTGGAACCGGCGTCGGCGTCGGTGCGATCATCGAAGGCCGGGTCCTGCACGGCCACTTTGAGAACGCCGCCGAGCTGGGCCACATGATCGTCCAGGTGAACGGCCTGCCCTGCCCCTGCGGGCAGCGCGGTTGCCTCGAACAGTACGCTTCCGCCTCGGCGCTGGGACGCCGCGCCCGGCAGGCCCTCGTTGACGGCGAAGCGTCTTCCCTGCGGGAGCGACTCGATCATGGCCAGGAGATTGCCGCCGAACACGTCGAACGCGCCGCGAAGGACGGCGACGGCCTCGCCTGCCGCCTGTGGGATGAAGCCTGCCTCAATCTCGCCGTCGCCGTCATCAACATCCAGCACGGCTACAACCCTGCCCGCGTCGTGCTTGGCGGCGGGCTCAGCCGCGCCGGCGACTTTCTTGTCAACGGCGTTCGCAAGCACCTGCAAGACCAGCGCTGGCGGCTGTTCGATGACGTTCCGGAAATCGCCCTCGCCAAGCTCGGCTATGACGCCGGGGTCATCGGCGCGGCCGCGCTGGTCTGGAAGAGCCGGGAGAGCCTGACGAAGCCGACCATCGGCGGCAAGATGTGATCGTGGGCCCCTTACGGGCGGATGTCGATCGCCTTTTCACGAAACTCGAACGCGCGTTCCGTCAGCTCGTCTCGATCCGGCGCCGTCGCGGGCGCCAGAACGAATTCCCGCTCGTGAACATCGTGAATCCGTCCCGGCCAGAGAACTTCCGCGAAGAAGTCGGCGGGGATCGTCTGGTACCACGGCGCAGGAACTTTCCAGCTTGTCTTCAGTGTCTCGTAGCCCTCCTTGCGGAGGACGACGTCGTAATCGCCGTACCATGTAAAATCGACTTCGGTCGGAGAGCGGCCGATCTCCTGATCGTTCAGAACCACCAGCGCTCCGGGCGGAGACGTGGTAATCTTGAGCGTACGACGGACGCAGCCGGCCGTGGCAACCGCACCCACCGCAATCAATATCACTGTTGACAACTGCGCGACTCTTGCCGTCATTTCGTATGCACCATTCCCTAACCGGGGAGTTCGATAATCTCCGCGCTCGGTCCCTCGGTGTTGAGGATTGCCACGGTGCACCGCCCATGCACCCATCCACAGCACTCCCCGGGATTGAGCATGAGCCGCCCATCCTGTTCGCGATTGACCACTTCGTGCGTGTGCCCCGTGATAACGATTTCCGCCGCGGCGACATCCTGTTCGCTGCACCAGTCGATGAAATGATGAACCAGGATTTTCCGCCCGCCCAGTTCCAGCTTGAGCGGACCATCCTGAATCTTCGGCAGTTTCTTCTTCAATCCGTCGCGCTCGCCGTCGTTGTTGCCGTAGACGACATGGGTCGGACCCGCGAATCGGACCAGCCGATCGGCCGCGAAGGGAGCAACGATGTCGCCCGCATGGATGACCGCGTCCACGCCCGCCCGGCGAAAGACCTCCATCGCGGCATCCATCGTCGGCAGTCGATCATGCGTATCTGCGATCACACCAATCAGCACGACGCTCCACCTCCCTGCTTGGTCTTCTTGGGCCGATTTCGCAACCAGACCGGCCTCAGCTCCATCCGTGAAGATACTCGTGCAGATACTCGATCGTGGTCTGCTTTTCGGCCGCCTCCGTCGCCAGGATGTCACCCGACGAGATCAAACCGTGAAGTCGGCCTTCCTCCACCACCGGCAAATGGCGAATATGCTTGGCCGTCATGATGCCGCGGCATTCACTCAGCGCCGTGTCCCTGCGACAGCAGAACATGGGCGTGGACATCAAATCGCCCACCTTCACACTCGAAGCATCCTTGCCGGCGGCCACGACCCGCGTCAGTACATCCCGCTCGGTGAAAATACCGACGACCCGATCGCCGGCGGTCACCACGACGGCGCCGATGCGGCGCTGATTCATCAGCTTGGCGGCGTCGAGAACGGTGCTGTCTCGATCTACGGTCGCGACGTCGGTTCCCTTGCGGTCAAGAATGGTCTGGGCGGTCGGCATGGACGGTCTCCGCAGCGGAAGGGCTCGGACCGGCGGGAGCGCTTCGCGCCGCGTCCGATCCGGCATTTCTTTTTCCGAGAAGTCGACCCTACTGTCAAGCGCGACGTGCGACAGCCACGACGCGCCATGGCACCGGTGCCCCGGCGCATAATCCGGCCTAGGCGCCGATGTAACGGGCATACAACGATCTCGCCCGTTCGGGACTGTCGGTACCCTTGATAATCGCCCGGCCGTCCGGAAACAGCGTCAACTCACATTCCTCGACGGTCGCGCGCAGCATGTAACGATTGACCCGCAACGAACGCTCCGCCACGGGTCTCAGTTTCGCCGCGATTCGCTCCAGGTCGAACTCGCGCTCCGTCGGCGCGCTCGCGGTCGTCGCACCGTGGCCGAGTTCCGTCGGCGGATGAATCTGCACGGCATTTCGCCCGCAGAGCGTCGTCGTGAACGGCGAGCGCCGTCCTTGCAGGTACTCGAATGCTCTCCGTCCGCAGCACGGACAATCCGGGCGGCGGGCGCTCAACATATTGATGGAAGTGAATCGCCCAGACCACGCATCGATCTTGATCAGCCTGCGGTGCAGCGCATCGCGCCGGCCGGCCAGGATCTTCATGGCTTCCATCGCCTGCAATGAAGCAACGATCTGCACGGCCGGAGCAAGGACCCCCACCGTGTCGCACGTGGGCGTCAGTTCCGCCGCGGGCGCTTCCTCGAACACGCAGCGCAGACAAGGCGTCTCATCCGGCAGAAAGGCCATGACCAGCCCCGATGCCCCGATCGCCCCGCCGTAAACCCACGGCACCCCGCTCTTGAAGGCGAGGTCATTCAGCAGGTAGCGCGTTTCGAAATTGTCGGTGCCGTCCAGGATCAAATCGGCTCCCTCGGCCAGGCGCTCGATGTTGCCGGGGACGACGTCGGTCACTACGCCTTCGATCGTCACGCTGGAATTGACGCGCCGTAACTTGCGAGCCGCGGCTTCGGCCTTGGGCAAACCCTCGGAGATGTCCTGCTCATCGAACAGGAATTGCCGCTGAAGATTGGAGAGCTCGATGAAATCGCGATCACATATTCGCACTCGTCCGACGCCGGCCCGGACGAGCGTCCCGGCCAGTGTGCATCCCAGCGCTCCGCAACCGACCAGCAGCACCGAGGAAGCAACGAGGCGCCGTTGTCCGGATTCGCCGATTTCCCCATAGAGCAAATGCGCCGCGTACCGCGCGTCCCCAACGGGACTTGCGAGATCCGAGGCCGAATCATCTACAGGCATTGCCGACATTCAAGGGCACCCAAAACACCTGTTTGGCAGTTCATATTGACCTGCCCGGTGGCAGACGTCTGGTCCTTGTCCGCTGTATAAGGGAGGTTGAGTGGCTTCTGACATCTGGCCGCCTGATATACAAATAGGGTATGCCAGTAAGAGCATCAACGCGATTTTGGGGGGGTCTTGCGCGGACGGAGGTCGTCCAGCCGGATGACTTCTTCGTCATCCGTACGGGCGCCGAGATGGCGTCTTGAAGGTCGTCGCGAGCGACTGGATTCCGGTTTCTCGAAAACAATCGGGTCGGCCGCCTGCGAGTCATCCGGGCTAGCCTGGTCGGACACATCGATCTCCACGGCCCCGTCGGTCTTGCGGAGCTCGCCGATTTCCCGCAG
The genomic region above belongs to Phycisphaerae bacterium and contains:
- a CDS encoding CBS domain-containing protein gives rise to the protein MPTAQTILDRKGTDVATVDRDSTVLDAAKLMNQRRIGAVVVTAGDRVVGIFTERDVLTRVVAAGKDASSVKVGDLMSTPMFCCRRDTALSECRGIMTAKHIRHLPVVEEGRLHGLISSGDILATEAAEKQTTIEYLHEYLHGWS
- a CDS encoding ThiF family adenylyltransferase; this encodes MPVDDSASDLASPVGDARYAAHLLYGEIGESGQRRLVASSVLLVGCGALGCTLAGTLVRAGVGRVRICDRDFIELSNLQRQFLFDEQDISEGLPKAEAAARKLRRVNSSVTIEGVVTDVVPGNIERLAEGADLILDGTDNFETRYLLNDLAFKSGVPWVYGGAIGASGLVMAFLPDETPCLRCVFEEAPAAELTPTCDTVGVLAPAVQIVASLQAMEAMKILAGRRDALHRRLIKIDAWSGRFTSINMLSARRPDCPCCGRRAFEYLQGRRSPFTTTLCGRNAVQIHPPTELGHGATTASAPTEREFDLERIAAKLRPVAERSLRVNRYMLRATVEECELTLFPDGRAIIKGTDSPERARSLYARYIGA
- a CDS encoding phosphoglycerate dehydrogenase; translation: MPSPPCLIEVAMPHILVADNIAETGLQRLKSSPQITFDVRKGLSPAELAEVIGGYDGVLIRSGVQINREALARPGQLMAIARAGVGVDNVDVAAATAAGVLVLNTPDANTISTAEHTFAMMLALHRRIPEAHQHVLSRQWKRSSLEGHQLAGSTLGIVGLGRIGQAVAHRALAFEMNVIAFDPFVKLDAALDGQVGLMPDLPSLLAASDCVTLHATLTNQTQHMIGPEELAAMKPGSRLVNCARGPLVDETALAAALKSGHLAGAAVDVYEHEPPRDSPLLDAPNVVLSPHLAASTAEAQARVSLDAVDALLAYLLRGEIRSAVNVSDLPATLTPRARGFVDLAFRMGTIISPWCAEGVERIRVTLYSEPLHEIAHTVAAQTLAAVLTPHLDVRVNLVNAMDIARRRGIVVDHLAHSVAASRAESIHILVEARGQRHEIEGTVYADGRPRVLAINGYRMEIVPAGPIVMIFNDDSPGAIGLVGRTLGEAGINIANMALSRRGRHALMVLALDTPLPAEAREALVAQRPPINGVRSVMLPPES
- a CDS encoding ROK family protein encodes the protein MNEKQLLAVGLDLGGTNIKAGLVDHKGAIIQRLDRPSDAARGPEAVIKDLITAARTIVESAPDGWNQVAGVGIGSPGPLSPRKGRIAKMANLPGWNDVPLRDRIADALGCDVHLDNDANLAAFGEYWVHRDRHPEDMVLLTLGTGVGVGAIIEGRVLHGHFENAAELGHMIVQVNGLPCPCGQRGCLEQYASASALGRRARQALVDGEASSLRERLDHGQEIAAEHVERAAKDGDGLACRLWDEACLNLAVAVINIQHGYNPARVVLGGGLSRAGDFLVNGVRKHLQDQRWRLFDDVPEIALAKLGYDAGVIGAAALVWKSRESLTKPTIGGKM
- the amrB gene encoding AmmeMemoRadiSam system protein B, whose protein sequence is MRVREPVVAGQFYPADPERCRADVDALLQAVAAAETASPDQDPVGGLVPHAGWMYSGALAAAVLARLAFNRQPQVVVLFGGVHRSRGRQAAMFGDGRWETPLGPAIVDARLAERVLGHSNLILDDPYAHEDEHSIEVQMPLVVRLFPEARVLPIMVPPIADAHEVGEAVARTLTAYRYDAVVVGTTDLTHYGPAYGFTPRGVGLKARAWAKDENDRRFISLVCDMQDREVVGEAAAHRNACSSGATAATIAACRKLGAESGRLLHHTTSAEITLAKFGSQAEDSVGYAGILFA
- a CDS encoding PEGA domain-containing protein, producing the protein MTARVAQLSTVILIAVGAVATAGCVRRTLKITTSPPGALVVLNDQEIGRSPTEVDFTWYGDYDVVLRKEGYETLKTSWKVPAPWYQTIPADFFAEVLWPGRIHDVHEREFVLAPATAPDRDELTERAFEFREKAIDIRP
- a CDS encoding DUF1579 family protein; protein product: MSQEWSRVQPRSTIIFAMLFACASFGHRAWGDDEVKLPVPELAVFQEMIGSWDVTERHLDKNGQESAVAKGTEEVLWELDQRAIRRVYATSTNWRAYRAIGFLAWNEATQRLEGTWFDNASRNGPTLVTGRWDPVERTFTYTLRAVGDDGSAIILRVVDRFISDKERQAVTYLVEGEKTTKQLEVEYKRPPPCPGAHAASIGELPGK
- a CDS encoding metallophosphoesterase; this translates as MLIGVIADTHDRLPTMDAAMEVFRRAGVDAVIHAGDIVAPFAADRLVRFAGPTHVVYGNNDGERDGLKKKLPKIQDGPLKLELGGRKILVHHFIDWCSEQDVAAAEIVITGHTHEVVNREQDGRLMLNPGECCGWVHGRCTVAILNTEGPSAEIIELPG